A window of the Deinococcus gobiensis I-0 genome harbors these coding sequences:
- a CDS encoding Gfo/Idh/MocA family protein has translation MQRIGIIGTGDISAAYLQIARDLRLFEVAAVADLDAARAGARGAEFGVPALTPDELLALPDLAAVVNLTPPAAHAAVSLQILRSGHHVYSEKPLAARLEDGAELLREAGQRGLRVGCAPDTFLGAGHQTARELLDSGLIGRPVAATAFMMSGGPEGWHPNPQFFYQPGAGPLFDMGPYYLTALVNLLGPVRQVGGHATRALSERVAGHESRRGERIPVNTPTHVTAQLGFGEGAAGAEVTATFIASFDVAGSELPRMELYGTEGTLSLPDPNTFGGPLRLKRRGSDVWEDLALTRPFQENARGIGLADLLDAAARNRPHRASGELAYHVLETMYRTLESAEVGRVLQIGSTTGRPAPLEASPTWLGGTGN, from the coding sequence ATGCAGCGCATCGGCATCATCGGCACCGGCGACATCAGCGCCGCCTATCTCCAGATCGCCCGCGACCTCCGGCTGTTCGAAGTGGCCGCCGTCGCGGACCTCGACGCAGCCCGCGCCGGCGCACGTGGGGCCGAATTCGGCGTGCCGGCCCTGACCCCCGACGAGCTGCTGGCCCTGCCGGACCTCGCGGCGGTGGTGAACCTGACCCCGCCCGCCGCGCACGCCGCCGTGAGCCTCCAGATTCTGCGCTCGGGCCACCACGTCTACAGCGAAAAGCCCCTGGCCGCCCGGCTGGAGGACGGCGCGGAACTCCTGCGGGAGGCCGGGCAGCGCGGCCTGCGGGTGGGCTGCGCGCCCGACACCTTCCTGGGGGCGGGGCACCAGACGGCGCGCGAGCTGCTGGACAGCGGCCTCATCGGCCGGCCCGTCGCCGCCACCGCCTTCATGATGAGCGGCGGCCCCGAAGGCTGGCACCCCAACCCGCAGTTCTTCTACCAGCCGGGGGCCGGGCCGCTGTTCGACATGGGACCGTACTACCTGACCGCCCTGGTCAACCTGCTGGGACCGGTGCGGCAGGTGGGCGGGCACGCCACCCGCGCCCTGAGCGAGCGTGTCGCCGGCCATGAGAGCCGCCGGGGCGAGCGGATTCCGGTCAATACCCCCACGCACGTCACCGCGCAGCTCGGCTTCGGGGAGGGCGCGGCCGGCGCGGAGGTCACCGCCACCTTCATCGCCAGTTTCGACGTGGCGGGCAGCGAACTGCCGCGCATGGAGCTCTACGGCACCGAGGGCACCCTCAGTCTGCCCGACCCTAACACCTTCGGCGGACCGCTGCGCCTGAAGCGCCGGGGCAGCGACGTCTGGGAAGACCTGGCGCTGACCCGGCCTTTTCAGGAGAACGCGCGGGGCATCGGGCTCGCGGACCTGCTGGACGCCGCCGCGCGGAACCGGCCGCACCGTGCCAGCGGCGAGCTGGCCTACCACGTGCTGGAAACCATGTACCGGACCCTGGAGTCGGCCGAGGTGGGGCGCGTCCTCCAGATCGGGAGCACGACCGGGCGACCCGCCCCACTTGAAGCCTCGCCCACCTGGCTCGGCGGCACGGGGAACTGA
- a CDS encoding SMI1/KNR4 family protein → MSEALDTVWTRLEAWLTTHFLPVVQRGAPQATLAQILRPGLSPEAVGAAEARFGFPFPADFRASLLRHDGAAFWPGTEDFLTLEAAWEDTRMHREVLAGRAAGQGPEITVDGVRQVWWDAGWWSLHSDGGGGGLVLDARPPEGGVPGQVLDFDHETTDRPRRFVSFTAYLEATLARLEAGWYVASEWLTPRNLLSPDHPAYTEDDYATWQARQPR, encoded by the coding sequence ATGTCTGAGGCCCTCGACACCGTCTGGACCCGCCTCGAAGCGTGGCTGACCACGCATTTCCTGCCGGTGGTGCAGCGCGGCGCCCCGCAGGCCACACTCGCCCAAATTCTGCGCCCCGGCCTGTCGCCGGAAGCGGTCGGGGCGGCAGAGGCCCGCTTCGGGTTTCCCTTTCCGGCCGACTTCCGCGCCTCGCTGCTGCGCCACGACGGCGCCGCCTTCTGGCCCGGCACCGAGGATTTCCTGACCCTGGAAGCCGCCTGGGAGGACACGCGGATGCACCGGGAAGTGCTGGCCGGGCGCGCCGCCGGCCAGGGTCCCGAGATCACCGTGGACGGGGTACGGCAGGTGTGGTGGGACGCGGGCTGGTGGAGCCTGCACAGCGACGGTGGGGGAGGTGGCCTCGTCCTCGACGCCCGGCCCCCCGAGGGCGGCGTGCCCGGGCAGGTGCTCGACTTCGACCACGAGACGACCGACCGGCCACGCCGGTTCGTCAGCTTCACCGCCTACCTGGAGGCCACGCTCGCGCGGCTGGAAGCCGGCTGGTACGTGGCGTCCGAGTGGCTCACGCCGCGCAACCTGCTGTCGCCCGATCACCCGGCGTACACGGAAGACGACTACGCGACCTGGCAGGCCCGGCAGCCCCGCTAG
- a CDS encoding L-dopachrome tautomerase-related protein yields the protein MHRSLAALTLLSVLTVAAASGQAAPTALPTVPTVQGGQLEVVHRFFGHMPVGVTLNSQGRVFVSYPTWEDKVPFSIAEIVDGREVPYPNVAINTMNPGLRASTFVGVQGLLVDGKDRLWVLDTGTINLGPVVSQDAAKLVGIDTRTNQVVKTIRFPANVVLPNTYLNDLRIDLRQGADGVAYIVDSGAKSGGGLIMVDLASGRSWRKLTGDSTVLPTPQFVPYVEGQALFQRPRGGPATFLGFGADSLAISPDGATLYYAPTASRRLYAVPTAALRDETLSDAAVKAQVKDLGEKGAADGLAEDTLGRIYITNYEQSALTRRLPTGEFQTLARDPRLIWPDTLALHGGYLYVINNQLNRQGGYHFGQDLRVKPYTLMRLKVDAQPVLLK from the coding sequence ATGCATAGAAGCCTCGCCGCCCTGACCCTGCTTTCCGTCCTCACTGTCGCCGCCGCCTCCGGACAGGCTGCGCCCACCGCCCTGCCGACCGTGCCCACTGTCCAGGGAGGCCAGCTCGAGGTCGTCCACCGCTTCTTCGGGCATATGCCGGTGGGCGTCACCCTGAACTCGCAGGGGCGCGTGTTCGTGTCCTATCCCACCTGGGAGGACAAGGTGCCGTTTTCCATCGCGGAGATCGTGGACGGGCGCGAGGTGCCCTACCCCAACGTCGCCATCAACACCATGAACCCTGGCCTGCGCGCCAGCACCTTCGTGGGTGTGCAGGGCCTGCTGGTGGACGGCAAGGACCGTCTGTGGGTCCTCGACACCGGGACCATCAATCTCGGGCCGGTCGTGAGCCAGGACGCGGCCAAGCTGGTCGGCATCGACACGCGCACGAATCAGGTCGTCAAGACGATCCGTTTTCCGGCGAACGTGGTGCTGCCCAACACCTACCTCAACGACCTGCGCATCGACCTGCGCCAGGGCGCGGACGGCGTGGCCTACATCGTGGACTCGGGGGCCAAGTCGGGCGGCGGTCTGATCATGGTGGACCTCGCCTCGGGCCGCTCGTGGCGCAAGCTGACCGGCGACTCGACCGTGCTGCCCACGCCGCAGTTCGTACCCTACGTCGAGGGTCAGGCGCTGTTCCAGCGGCCCAGGGGCGGCCCGGCGACCTTCCTGGGCTTCGGGGCCGACAGCCTCGCCATCAGCCCGGACGGCGCCACGCTGTACTACGCACCGACCGCCTCGCGCCGCCTGTACGCCGTGCCCACGGCGGCCCTGCGCGACGAGACCCTGAGCGACGCCGCCGTCAAGGCGCAGGTCAAGGACCTGGGCGAGAAGGGCGCCGCCGACGGGCTGGCCGAGGACACCCTAGGCCGCATCTACATCACCAACTACGAGCAGAGCGCCCTGACGCGCCGCCTGCCGACCGGCGAGTTCCAGACCCTGGCACGCGACCCCCGGCTGATCTGGCCCGACACCCTGGCGCTGCACGGCGGCTACCTGTACGTCATCAACAACCAGCTCAACCGCCAGGGCGGCTACCACTTCGGGCAGGACCTGCGGGTCAAACCCTACACCCTGATGCGCCTGAAGGTGGATGCCCAGCCGGTCCTCCTGAAGTAG
- a CDS encoding excinuclease ABC subunit UvrA: MTDHPGFSGFVRVRGAREHNLKDISVEVPRDALVVFTGVSGSGKSSLAFGTLYAEAQRRYLESVSPYARRLFHQVGAPDVDAVEGLPPAVALQQQRGAPTARSSVGSVTTLSNLVRMLYSRAGDYPEGQGIVYAEGFSPNTPEGACPECHGLGRVYEVTEASMVPDSALTIRERAVAAWPQAWGGQNQRDILVSLGIDVDVPWRDLPRDTRDWILFSDEQPVVPVYPGLTPEATRRAVGRQAPPDYMGTFSSARRHVLHTFATTESAAMKKRVQAYMIETVCPVCHGKRLRPEALAVTFAGYDITDFSRLPLTQVAELLRPVAEGREEGHARRVRERPEVAVAAQRLAADLAARLDVLLRLGLGYLHFERTTPSLSPGELQRLRLATQLYSNLFGVVYVLDEPSAGLHPADTEALLSALGGLKAAGNSLFVVEHDLDVVRRADWLVDVGPGAGEGGGEILYSGPPEGLRDVEGSQTAAYLFRDTRAGPHEPRAPSGWLELSSVTRHNLRDLSVRFPLGVLTCVTGVSGSGKSTLVSQVLAQTLAAHFGQGAAPGAEDVEEEGDDVPAATARLGGDVGTLSRLVRVDQKPIGRTPRSNMATYTGLFDHVRKLFAAAPLAKKRKYSAGRFSFNVKGGRCEHCQGEGWVMVELLFLPSVYAPCPVCHGARYNAETLEVEVRGQTIADVLGMTVDTAHTFFGDERPIFQALDTLREVGLGYLRLGQPATELSGGEAQRIKLATELQRAARGHAVYILDEPTTGLHPADVERLTRQLARLVEAGHTVIAVEHDLQVVTGSDWVLDIGPGAGEEGGRVVAQGPPAEVARVPGSRTAPYLARALGLG, from the coding sequence ATGACCGACCATCCAGGCTTTTCCGGCTTCGTGCGGGTGCGCGGGGCACGCGAGCACAACCTCAAGGACATCTCGGTGGAGGTGCCGCGCGACGCCCTGGTGGTCTTTACCGGGGTGTCGGGGTCGGGCAAGTCGTCGCTGGCCTTCGGCACGCTGTACGCCGAGGCGCAGCGTCGTTACCTCGAATCGGTGTCGCCCTACGCCCGGCGCCTGTTCCATCAGGTCGGTGCGCCGGACGTGGACGCGGTCGAGGGCCTGCCCCCGGCGGTCGCCCTGCAACAGCAGCGCGGCGCACCCACGGCCCGCTCGTCGGTGGGCAGCGTCACCACCCTGTCGAACCTCGTGCGGATGCTGTACTCGCGCGCCGGGGACTACCCCGAGGGCCAGGGCATCGTGTACGCCGAAGGTTTCTCGCCCAACACGCCCGAGGGGGCCTGCCCCGAGTGCCACGGCCTGGGCCGGGTGTACGAGGTCACCGAGGCCTCGATGGTCCCCGACTCCGCGCTGACCATCCGCGAGCGGGCGGTCGCCGCGTGGCCGCAGGCCTGGGGCGGGCAGAACCAGCGCGACATCCTGGTGTCGCTGGGCATCGACGTGGACGTGCCCTGGCGCGACCTGCCCCGGGACACCCGCGACTGGATCCTCTTCAGCGACGAGCAGCCGGTGGTGCCGGTGTACCCCGGCCTCACGCCCGAGGCGACCCGGCGGGCGGTGGGGCGACAGGCGCCGCCCGATTACATGGGCACCTTCAGCAGCGCGCGGCGCCACGTGCTGCACACCTTCGCCACCACCGAGAGCGCGGCCATGAAAAAGCGCGTGCAGGCCTACATGATCGAGACCGTCTGCCCGGTGTGCCACGGCAAGCGGCTGCGGCCCGAGGCGCTGGCGGTGACCTTTGCCGGGTATGACATCACCGACTTCTCGCGCCTGCCGCTGACGCAGGTGGCCGAGCTGCTGCGCCCGGTGGCCGAGGGCCGCGAGGAAGGCCACGCCCGGCGCGTGCGCGAGCGGCCCGAGGTCGCCGTCGCCGCGCAGCGCCTGGCCGCCGACCTCGCCGCGCGGCTGGACGTGCTGCTGCGGCTGGGGCTGGGCTACCTGCACTTCGAGCGCACCACCCCCAGCCTCTCGCCGGGCGAGTTGCAGCGCCTGCGCCTCGCCACGCAGCTCTACTCCAACCTGTTCGGGGTGGTGTACGTGCTCGACGAGCCGTCCGCCGGGCTGCACCCCGCCGACACCGAGGCGCTGCTCTCGGCGCTGGGCGGCCTGAAGGCGGCGGGCAACTCGCTGTTCGTCGTCGAGCACGACCTGGACGTGGTGCGCCGCGCCGACTGGCTGGTGGACGTGGGGCCGGGGGCGGGCGAGGGCGGCGGCGAGATCCTCTACAGCGGGCCGCCGGAGGGCCTGCGGGACGTGGAAGGGTCGCAGACCGCCGCCTACCTCTTCCGGGACACGCGGGCCGGGCCGCACGAACCGCGCGCACCGTCGGGCTGGCTGGAACTGAGCAGCGTGACGCGCCACAACCTGCGGGACCTGAGCGTGCGCTTTCCGCTCGGGGTGCTGACCTGCGTGACCGGCGTGTCGGGGTCGGGCAAGTCCACGCTGGTCAGTCAGGTGCTGGCGCAGACCCTCGCGGCGCACTTCGGGCAGGGCGCGGCGCCCGGGGCGGAGGATGTGGAGGAAGAAGGCGACGACGTGCCGGCCGCCACCGCGCGTCTGGGCGGCGACGTGGGCACGCTCTCGCGGCTCGTGCGGGTGGACCAGAAGCCCATCGGGCGTACGCCGCGCAGCAACATGGCGACATATACCGGACTGTTCGACCACGTGCGCAAGCTCTTCGCGGCGGCGCCGCTGGCGAAGAAGCGCAAATACAGTGCGGGCCGCTTCTCCTTCAACGTGAAGGGCGGGCGCTGCGAGCACTGCCAGGGCGAGGGCTGGGTGATGGTCGAACTGCTGTTCCTGCCGAGCGTGTACGCGCCCTGCCCGGTATGCCATGGCGCACGCTACAACGCCGAGACGCTGGAGGTCGAGGTCCGGGGCCAGACCATCGCGGACGTGCTCGGCATGACGGTGGACACGGCCCACACCTTTTTCGGGGACGAGCGTCCCATCTTCCAGGCGCTCGACACGCTGCGCGAGGTGGGGCTGGGCTACCTGCGGCTGGGGCAGCCCGCCACCGAGCTCTCGGGCGGCGAGGCGCAGCGCATCAAGCTGGCGACAGAGTTGCAGCGCGCGGCGCGCGGCCACGCGGTCTATATCCTCGACGAGCCGACGACCGGCCTGCACCCCGCCGATGTCGAGCGCCTGACCCGGCAACTCGCGCGGCTGGTCGAGGCGGGCCACACCGTGATCGCCGTCGAACACGACCTCCAGGTCGTGACCGGGAGCGACTGGGTACTCGACATCGGCCCCGGCGCGGGCGAGGAGGGCGGCCGGGTGGTCGCGCAGGGCCCGCCCGCCGAGGTGGCCCGCGTGCCGGGGAGCCGCACCGCCCCGTATCTGGCCCGGGCGCTCGGACTGGGCTGA
- the hpaI gene encoding 4-hydroxy-2-oxoheptanedioate aldolase yields MTDLANPFKAALARQEPQIGLWLGLADPYPAEICAGAGFDWLLVDGEHAPNDVRSTLGILQALAAYPVTPVVRPVVGETWLVKQYLDLGVQTLLIPMVETAEQARALVAATRYPPRGVRGVGSALARASRWNAVPDYLTRADDQICLLVQIESRAGLANLDEIAAVQGVDGLFIGPADLSASLGHLGQPGHPEVQTAIADAVRRIRAAGKAAGILQSGEAQARAALDAGCTFVAVGVDTSLLAGAASALAGRFGRGRAVEAAPGPDLPRRGDDVY; encoded by the coding sequence ATGACCGATCTCGCCAATCCCTTCAAGGCCGCGCTGGCCCGTCAGGAGCCGCAGATCGGGCTGTGGCTGGGGCTGGCCGACCCCTACCCCGCCGAGATCTGCGCGGGGGCGGGCTTCGACTGGCTGCTCGTGGACGGCGAACACGCGCCTAACGACGTGCGCAGCACCCTGGGCATCCTTCAGGCGCTGGCCGCCTACCCGGTCACGCCGGTCGTGCGGCCGGTGGTGGGCGAAACCTGGCTCGTCAAGCAGTACCTCGACCTGGGCGTGCAGACCCTGCTGATTCCGATGGTTGAGACGGCCGAGCAGGCGCGCGCCCTGGTCGCCGCCACCCGTTACCCGCCGCGCGGTGTGCGGGGCGTGGGCAGCGCCCTGGCGCGCGCCTCGCGCTGGAACGCGGTGCCGGACTACCTGACGCGGGCCGACGACCAGATCTGCCTGCTCGTGCAGATCGAGAGCCGCGCCGGGCTGGCGAATCTGGACGAGATCGCGGCGGTTCAGGGCGTGGACGGCCTGTTCATCGGCCCGGCCGACCTGAGCGCCAGCCTGGGCCACCTGGGGCAGCCGGGGCACCCCGAGGTGCAGACGGCCATCGCGGACGCCGTGCGCCGCATCCGCGCGGCGGGCAAGGCGGCGGGCATCCTCCAGAGCGGCGAGGCGCAGGCCCGCGCGGCGCTGGACGCGGGCTGCACCTTCGTCGCTGTGGGGGTGGACACCAGCCTGCTCGCCGGGGCCGCCTCGGCGCTCGCGGGCCGCTTCGGGCGCGGCCGCGCCGTGGAAGCTGCGCCGGGGCCGGACCTGCCGCGCCGGGGCGACGACGTGTACTGA
- the hpaH gene encoding 2-oxo-hept-4-ene-1,7-dioate hydratase produces the protein MSLTGAQLQDAAARLDEAERTRTPLRQFSREFPDMTIDDAYAVQRAWVDLKLARGEAVYGHKIGLTSRAMQLSSNISEPDYGVLLESMVFAEGTEIPASRFLTPKVEVELAFLLERDLSGPGCTVFDVLAATAWVVPAIEIIDARIERLDRDTGATRKVFDTISDNAANAGIVLGGRPVRPHDVDLRWVGALLYRNGVIEETGVAAGVLNHPANGVAWLANKLHPYGVTLRAGQVILAGSFTRPVDARPGDTFHADYGPLGGVAFRFGA, from the coding sequence ATGTCCTTGACCGGTGCCCAACTGCAGGACGCCGCCGCCCGGCTGGACGAGGCCGAGCGCACCCGCACGCCGCTGCGGCAGTTCTCGCGCGAGTTTCCGGACATGACCATCGACGACGCCTACGCCGTGCAGCGCGCCTGGGTGGACCTCAAGCTCGCGCGCGGCGAGGCGGTGTACGGCCACAAGATCGGGCTGACCTCGCGCGCCATGCAGCTCTCGTCGAACATCTCCGAACCCGACTACGGCGTGCTGCTGGAGAGCATGGTCTTTGCCGAGGGCACCGAGATTCCGGCCTCGCGCTTCCTGACCCCCAAGGTCGAGGTCGAGCTGGCTTTCCTGCTGGAACGCGACCTGAGCGGCCCGGGCTGCACCGTGTTCGACGTGCTGGCGGCGACCGCCTGGGTGGTCCCCGCCATCGAGATCATCGACGCGCGCATCGAGCGCCTGGACCGCGACACGGGCGCGACCCGCAAGGTCTTCGACACCATCAGCGACAACGCGGCGAACGCGGGCATCGTGCTGGGTGGCCGCCCCGTGCGCCCGCACGACGTGGACCTGCGCTGGGTGGGTGCGCTGCTCTACCGCAACGGCGTGATCGAGGAAACCGGCGTGGCGGCGGGCGTCCTGAACCACCCGGCGAACGGCGTGGCGTGGCTCGCCAACAAGCTGCACCCATACGGCGTGACCCTGAGGGCCGGGCAGGTCATCCTGGCGGGGTCGTTCACGCGGCCGGTGGACGCGCGCCCCGGCGACACCTTCCACGCCGACTACGGCCCGCTGGGCGGCGTGGCCTTCCGGTTCGGCGCATGA
- a CDS encoding 5-carboxymethyl-2-hydroxymuconate Delta-isomerase, translating into MPHLTVEYTDNLGDDARIPELLEALHGVLLARPEVFPVGGVRTRALRLEEYRVADGQADDAFVHLTLKIGAGRSEEVRQAVGDELFGALKAHFADAFARRFLALSLEMQEFSEAGTWKHNNIHARFRR; encoded by the coding sequence ATGCCTCACCTGACCGTCGAGTACACCGACAACCTGGGCGACGACGCCCGCATCCCCGAGCTGCTGGAGGCCCTGCACGGCGTGCTGCTCGCGCGCCCGGAAGTGTTCCCGGTAGGCGGCGTCCGCACACGCGCGCTGCGACTCGAGGAGTACCGCGTGGCCGACGGGCAGGCCGACGACGCCTTCGTGCACCTCACCCTCAAGATCGGGGCGGGGCGCAGTGAGGAGGTCCGGCAGGCGGTCGGCGACGAGCTGTTCGGGGCGCTCAAGGCCCACTTTGCCGACGCCTTCGCCCGGCGTTTTCTGGCCCTCTCGCTGGAGATGCAGGAATTCAGCGAGGCGGGCACCTGGAAACACAACAACATCCACGCGCGCTTCAGGCGCTGA
- a CDS encoding fumarylacetoacetate hydrolase family protein, producing the protein MKTARFFSRGRQHSGTLQGDVLLDAAGEAHHPDEVQFLLPVTPGKVIALALNYADHVAELGFKQPEEPVMFLKPNTSLLPHRGTVEYPRGAQFMHYEVELGIVIGRDARRVKARDADAYIGGYTIANDLVVRDYVSNYYRPPMRAKGWDTFGPLGPYLVTPDEVPDPYALGLRAFVNGELRQEGNTRDMILRGPELIEFMSRFMTLQAGDIILTGTPKGVSHVRPGDVMRLEIDGLGALENPVALEDESAEPLIAQEGARQ; encoded by the coding sequence ATGAAAACCGCACGCTTTTTTTCCCGAGGCCGCCAGCACAGCGGCACTCTCCAGGGCGACGTCCTGCTCGACGCGGCCGGCGAGGCCCACCACCCCGACGAGGTGCAGTTCCTGCTGCCCGTCACGCCCGGCAAGGTCATTGCGCTCGCGCTGAACTACGCCGACCATGTGGCCGAGCTGGGGTTCAAGCAGCCCGAGGAACCGGTGATGTTCCTCAAGCCCAACACCAGCCTGCTGCCGCACCGGGGCACCGTGGAGTACCCGCGCGGCGCGCAGTTCATGCACTACGAGGTCGAACTGGGCATCGTGATCGGGCGCGACGCCCGGCGTGTGAAGGCCAGGGACGCAGACGCCTACATCGGCGGCTACACCATCGCCAACGACCTCGTGGTCCGCGACTACGTGAGCAACTACTACCGCCCCCCCATGCGCGCCAAGGGCTGGGACACCTTCGGGCCGCTGGGGCCGTATCTGGTGACGCCCGACGAGGTGCCCGACCCCTACGCCCTCGGGCTGCGCGCCTTCGTGAACGGCGAGCTGCGTCAGGAGGGCAACACCCGCGACATGATCCTGCGGGGGCCGGAGCTGATCGAGTTCATGTCACGCTTCATGACCCTCCAGGCCGGGGACATCATCCTGACCGGCACGCCCAAGGGGGTCAGCCACGTGCGGCCCGGCGACGTGATGCGCCTGGAAATCGACGGCCTGGGCGCGCTGGAAAACCCGGTGGCCCTGGAAGACGAGAGCGCCGAGCCGCTGATCGCCCAGGAAGGCGCGCGGCAGTAG
- the hpaD gene encoding 3,4-dihydroxyphenylacetate 2,3-dioxygenase, translating to MAPSVDRPNVIRIAHGVFYVTDLERSRHFYVELLGLNVVHETPGALYLRANEDREWTLKLELAPEAGVKHLAYRVGTPDDLEAAARFLDAQGLPWRWETEHDRPRLLRFQDPYGVPVAFYAESVKHPWHLQDYHLHRGAGLQRIDHINVMTPDVEGVMRWYMDELGFRLSEFTEDEQGRVWAAWIQRRGSVHDLALTNGTGPRLHHFAYWMPDMQSIIRTCDILAGARMPEAIERGPGRHGVSNAFFLYIRDPDGHRIELYTSDYLTVDPDFEPIRWALDDPRRQTLWGAKTPRSWFEEGSLLEAYGGGWAEPKEGELRGLPVHVI from the coding sequence ATGGCTCCTTCTGTCGACCGCCCGAACGTCATCCGCATCGCGCACGGCGTGTTCTACGTGACGGACCTGGAGAGATCGCGGCACTTCTACGTCGAGCTGCTGGGCCTGAACGTCGTCCACGAGACGCCCGGCGCCCTGTACCTGCGCGCCAACGAGGACCGCGAGTGGACCCTGAAACTGGAACTCGCCCCCGAGGCGGGCGTGAAGCACCTCGCCTACCGCGTGGGCACCCCGGACGACCTGGAGGCCGCCGCGCGCTTCCTGGACGCCCAGGGACTGCCCTGGCGCTGGGAGACCGAGCACGACCGGCCCCGGCTCCTGCGCTTTCAGGACCCCTACGGCGTGCCGGTGGCCTTCTACGCCGAGTCGGTCAAGCACCCCTGGCACCTCCAGGACTACCACCTGCACCGGGGGGCGGGCTTGCAGCGCATCGACCACATCAACGTGATGACGCCCGACGTGGAGGGCGTGATGCGCTGGTACATGGACGAGTTGGGCTTCCGGCTCAGCGAGTTCACCGAGGACGAGCAGGGCCGCGTGTGGGCCGCCTGGATCCAGCGCCGGGGCAGCGTCCACGACCTCGCCCTCACGAACGGCACGGGGCCGAGGCTGCACCACTTCGCCTACTGGATGCCCGACATGCAGAGCATCATCCGGACCTGCGACATCCTGGCGGGCGCGCGGATGCCCGAGGCCATCGAGCGCGGGCCGGGGCGCCACGGCGTCTCCAACGCGTTTTTCCTGTACATCCGCGACCCGGACGGCCACCGCATCGAGCTGTACACGAGCGACTACCTGACCGTGGACCCCGACTTCGAGCCGATCCGCTGGGCGCTCGACGATCCCCGCCGCCAGACGCTGTGGGGGGCCAAGACGCCCCGCAGCTGGTTCGAGGAAGGCTCGCTGCTCGAAGCCTACGGCGGCGGCTGGGCCGAGCCCAAGGAAGGCGAGCTGCGGGGCCTGCCGGTCCACGTGATCTGA